Proteins from a single region of Runella sp. SP2:
- a CDS encoding alpha/beta hydrolase: MTWKLSRVLLASSLLTMTLFGCQSETLTPFIDEPIAGYKDLYDQPYGTDPLQRFDIHYPETVSEKPSEVLILLHGGSWSGGDKSFLTPSVEQLKKAQKNLTIVNANYRVTSKIGIRIGQQIADIQQLVTYLRQKAATYHLNEGAFVVGGVSAGGHLAMQYSYTHPTDGVRAVVGIVAPTDLTSKALREAGLEKSIVQLIGKSYEEAPLDFLQASPLNTMTPSAPRTILFYGGQDNIITPEQRVLTEAKLTLYGINHQVYFYPEQTHDFSAELLADKLINVFRGRY, from the coding sequence ATGACTTGGAAACTTAGCCGTGTCTTATTAGCTTCATCTCTGCTAACAATGACCTTGTTTGGCTGCCAAAGCGAAACGCTAACCCCTTTTATTGATGAGCCAATTGCGGGTTACAAAGACCTCTACGACCAGCCGTATGGTACTGATCCACTGCAACGTTTTGATATTCACTACCCCGAAACTGTTTCAGAAAAACCTTCTGAAGTGTTGATTTTATTGCACGGAGGGTCTTGGTCGGGTGGTGATAAATCATTTTTAACCCCCAGTGTCGAACAGCTTAAAAAAGCACAAAAAAACTTGACGATTGTCAATGCCAACTACCGCGTGACCAGCAAAATAGGAATACGTATTGGGCAACAAATCGCAGATATTCAACAATTAGTGACTTATTTGAGACAAAAGGCGGCAACTTATCACCTAAACGAAGGGGCTTTTGTCGTCGGTGGAGTAAGTGCAGGAGGGCACTTGGCGATGCAGTACAGTTATACCCATCCCACGGATGGTGTACGGGCGGTAGTGGGCATTGTAGCCCCCACCGACCTGACTTCCAAAGCATTGCGTGAAGCAGGTTTGGAAAAATCTATTGTGCAGCTGATTGGAAAATCGTACGAGGAAGCACCGCTTGATTTTTTGCAAGCTAGTCCCTTGAATACAATGACCCCTTCTGCTCCTAGAACCATCCTTTTTTACGGCGGGCAAGATAACATCATTACGCCTGAGCAACGGGTATTGACCGAAGCAAAATTGACGTTATACGGAATCAATCACCAAGTCTATTTTTACCCCGAACAAACCCACGATTTTTCAGCCGAGTTGCTGGCCGATAAACTGATTAATGTGTTTCGGGGTAGGTATTGA